The Sinomicrobium kalidii genome contains a region encoding:
- a CDS encoding MBL fold metallo-hydrolase has product MKVEQIYTGCLAQGAYYIESKGEVAIIDPLREVQPYIDKATKNGAKIKYIFETHFHADFVSGHITLSKETGAPIVYGPTANPDFDAVIAEDGQEFPLGEVSIAVLHTPGHTMESTTYLLKDKDGKDHAIFSGDTLFLGDVGRPDLAQKAAHLTQEELAGMLYDSLRRKIMPLGDDVIVYPGHGAGSACGKNMMKETVDSLGNQKKMNYALREDMTREEFIKEVTEGLLPPPQYFPHNVRMNKEGYADIDEVLERGAKPLSPSEFEVLANKTGAVVLDVRHQSDFEKGHIPRSVFIGIDGSFAPWVGALIMDTTQPILLVTPEGREEETVTRLSRVGFDNTLGYLKGGFASWKEANREYDTVNSVGAEELIKMLKENKVQVFDVRKETEYEEGHVEGAHLTPLDYINDHLREFPEGEKFYIHCAGGYRSMIAASILKSRGIHNFADISGGFGAIKQAGING; this is encoded by the coding sequence ATGAAAGTAGAACAGATATATACTGGATGCCTTGCCCAGGGCGCTTATTACATAGAGAGCAAGGGTGAGGTGGCGATCATAGACCCGCTCAGGGAGGTACAGCCTTATATTGACAAGGCAACGAAAAACGGGGCGAAGATCAAATACATTTTTGAGACCCATTTCCATGCCGATTTTGTAAGTGGTCATATCACATTGTCAAAGGAAACGGGAGCGCCGATCGTTTACGGTCCGACGGCCAATCCGGACTTTGATGCCGTTATCGCAGAGGACGGACAGGAATTTCCCCTGGGGGAAGTTTCCATAGCAGTATTGCATACTCCGGGACATACCATGGAGAGTACAACCTATCTGCTGAAGGACAAAGACGGGAAAGACCATGCCATTTTTAGCGGTGATACATTGTTTCTCGGAGATGTGGGCAGGCCCGACCTGGCACAAAAAGCAGCCCATCTTACCCAGGAAGAACTGGCGGGGATGCTCTATGACAGCTTGCGGCGGAAAATAATGCCTCTTGGTGATGACGTTATCGTGTATCCCGGTCACGGAGCAGGTTCGGCATGTGGCAAGAATATGATGAAGGAAACTGTCGATAGCCTCGGAAACCAGAAAAAGATGAACTATGCGCTTCGGGAGGATATGACACGGGAAGAATTCATTAAGGAAGTGACTGAAGGCCTCCTGCCACCTCCACAATATTTTCCGCATAACGTTAGGATGAACAAGGAAGGTTATGCCGATATAGATGAGGTGTTGGAACGCGGAGCCAAACCACTGTCTCCTTCGGAATTTGAAGTGCTGGCCAATAAAACCGGGGCTGTTGTGCTGGATGTACGCCATCAGTCCGATTTTGAAAAAGGACATATCCCCAGGTCTGTTTTTATCGGGATAGACGGAAGTTTTGCTCCTTGGGTGGGTGCCCTGATTATGGATACGACCCAGCCCATTCTGTTGGTTACTCCTGAAGGAAGGGAAGAAGAAACGGTAACACGACTTTCCCGTGTGGGTTTTGATAACACATTGGGATATCTGAAAGGCGGGTTCGCTTCATGGAAAGAAGCTAACAGGGAATACGATACGGTAAATTCCGTTGGAGCAGAAGAATTGATAAAAATGCTGAAAGAAAATAAGGTGCAGGTCTTTGATGTTCGCAAGGAAACCGAGTATGAAGAAGGCCATGTAGAAGGCGCTCATCTAACCCCGCTGGATTATATAAACGACCATTTGAGGGAATTCCCGGAAGGCGAAAAATTTTATATCCACTGTGCGGGAGGCTATCGGTCGATGATTGCGGCTTCGATATTAAAGAGCAGGGGCATCCATAATTTTGCCGATATTTCCGGAGGGTTCGGAGCAATTAAACAGGCAGGAATAAACGGATAG
- a CDS encoding JAB domain-containing protein, protein MEELKEVAEVTISYKPNIKPNKRVQIKSPKDLQQLLVNFIGVDKIEYREVFCVVLLDKTLKILGVIKISEGGTTGTVVDPKIVFQVALKANANQIVLCHNHPSGQLLPSGADIQITKRIIRAGKVLGIAVLDHLIVSAHGIYSMHSENDVKFYH, encoded by the coding sequence ATGGAAGAATTAAAAGAAGTCGCAGAAGTGACCATAAGTTATAAGCCCAATATAAAGCCGAACAAGAGGGTACAAATTAAATCTCCAAAAGATCTCCAGCAATTACTTGTAAATTTTATAGGAGTAGACAAAATAGAATATCGGGAGGTGTTTTGCGTAGTCCTGTTGGATAAGACTTTAAAAATATTGGGCGTTATAAAAATTTCAGAAGGAGGAACAACTGGAACCGTTGTAGACCCTAAAATAGTATTTCAGGTTGCTTTAAAGGCTAATGCAAACCAAATCGTTTTATGCCACAATCATCCCAGTGGGCAACTTTTACCAAGTGGGGCAGATATACAAATCACCAAGAGAATTATACGAGCAGGCAAAGTATTAGGTATAGCTGTACTTGATCATTTAATTGTATCTGCTCATGGCATTTATTCGATGCATTCTGAAAACGATGTAAAGTTTTATCACTAA
- a CDS encoding lipocalin family protein, which yields MKRTIYFLLILQACLSLSCSSDDDSSSSNEISQKLMGKWYFSDPEVNGYDYNNFFSFRSNSEVAYSYSVDEEVFDYEVGTFKIKGDILTMTFPEDVELVYVQKVVFLDENTVQFVQVEGSSEEPYDGTYYKAE from the coding sequence ATGAAAAGAACTATTTACTTTCTGTTAATACTACAAGCCTGTTTAAGCCTTAGTTGTTCCAGTGATGATGATTCATCTAGTTCAAATGAAATATCTCAAAAACTAATGGGGAAATGGTATTTTAGTGATCCAGAGGTTAATGGGTATGACTATAATAATTTTTTCTCCTTTAGATCTAATTCAGAAGTTGCCTATTCTTATTCCGTAGATGAAGAAGTATTTGATTATGAGGTTGGAACCTTTAAAATAAAAGGTGATATACTAACAATGACTTTTCCTGAAGATGTAGAATTAGTTTATGTCCAAAAAGTAGTGTTTCTGGATGAGAATACTGTACAATTTGTGCAAGTAGAAGGTTCAAGTGAAGAACCTTATGACGGCACTTATTATAAAGCAGAGTAA
- a CDS encoding helix-turn-helix domain-containing protein: MEKSELLKIAGKRIQELREQKGLTQVDLAGKIQGEFDTTNVSRIESGRTNPTLYTLCKIASALEIPLRELVDIELPED, encoded by the coding sequence ATGGAAAAGTCTGAATTACTGAAAATTGCAGGTAAAAGAATACAGGAATTACGTGAGCAAAAAGGACTTACTCAGGTAGATTTAGCAGGTAAAATTCAGGGTGAATTTGATACTACCAATGTGTCCCGTATTGAATCAGGAAGAACTAATCCTACGCTATACACCCTATGCAAAATAGCCAGTGCATTGGAAATCCCTCTTAGAGAGTTAGTGGATATAGAATTACCTGAAGATTAA
- a CDS encoding JAB domain-containing protein encodes MKVCEINISYSNENKGRVKINSSKDTYRVALDNWNMNTIELQEEAKILLLNRAGIVTGIFHLSKGGITTCYVDLKLVLSVAIKAVASGIILLHNHPSGNLQPSKADLQITRRLKLATSLVDIRLFDHLIVTKEGYYSLADNKDL; translated from the coding sequence ATGAAAGTATGTGAAATCAATATATCCTATTCCAATGAGAATAAGGGCAGGGTTAAAATAAACAGCAGTAAAGACACTTACAGAGTAGCTTTGGATAACTGGAATATGAACACCATAGAATTACAGGAAGAAGCTAAAATCTTGCTTTTAAACAGGGCAGGTATAGTTACAGGCATATTCCACTTGTCTAAGGGAGGTATTACAACTTGTTATGTGGACTTGAAGTTGGTATTGAGTGTAGCCATAAAAGCAGTGGCTAGTGGTATTATTTTACTACACAATCACCCCAGCGGTAATTTACAGCCAAGTAAAGCTGATTTGCAGATTACAAGGAGGTTAAAATTAGCTACCAGCCTAGTAGATATAAGGCTGTTTGACCATTTGATTGTTACAAAGGAAGGATATTATAGTCTGGCCGATAACAAGGATTTGTAA